The window CGCCGGCGTTGGCCAGAACCACCGTGAACTCCGTCTTCTCCTCCACCGGAGCGGCGGCGGCAGCGTTCGAGGCGGGGCCAGCGGCCACGGCAACGGCGGCGGCGGAAACGCCCCACTTCTTCTCCAGCTCCTTCACCAGGTTCGCCGCCTCGAGGACGGTGAGCGAGGAGAGGTCCTCCACAATCTTGTTCAGGTCAGCCATTGTGATTCTTCCTTCTGGGTTCATCTAACCGGCCAGGACTCCACAGGAGAAAAAGGCCGGCGGTTGTCAGTGGGAATGCTTCTCGATTCAGTTACTTGGACTCGCCCTGCTCGCCGTGGGCCTGAAGCACCCGCGCGAGCTGCGAACCGGGGGCCGACAGGGTCCGGG of the Stigmatella erecta genome contains:
- the rplL gene encoding 50S ribosomal protein L7/L12, which gives rise to MADLNKIVEDLSSLTVLEAANLVKELEKKWGVSAAAVAVAAGPASNAAAAAPVEEKTEFTVVLANAGANKINVIKEIRAITGLGLKEAKDLVEGAPKNVKEAVSKDDAKKFKDQLTAAGATVEIK